From one Haloferax marinisediminis genomic stretch:
- a CDS encoding tyrosine-type recombinase/integrase, with translation MDRPSELKPREAVRRYLDRRGTELSSSSIKTYKYRLKLWVEWCEDRNIERVSDLNGWTFEQFEAFRAGQDIASPTLHSEMETLLGFVEYLERIEAVDDGLSKKVHVPSVPMSERSRDTMLVPEDALRLLRFYRSHSSVRGTRFHAVLELAWHTGARLGALRGLDLRDYYPDEQYVEFVHRPESETPLKNQMNGERTVSLLPEVVESLNTYIKKFRPDGHDDFGRSPLFVTHHGTRISKNGFRGWMYQATQPCVAGPCPHEYEKNSCEFAGSYTQGSKCPSSRAPHHVRTGSITWHRDRGFPPEVTAERVNASQDVIEQHYDKASQRERMELRRRPHLDKLRIE, from the coding sequence ATGGACCGACCTTCAGAACTCAAACCCCGCGAGGCAGTTCGCCGGTACCTTGACCGCCGTGGGACGGAACTCTCGTCATCGTCCATCAAGACCTACAAGTACCGCCTGAAGCTCTGGGTCGAGTGGTGCGAGGACCGGAATATCGAGCGCGTCTCTGACCTGAACGGGTGGACGTTCGAGCAGTTCGAGGCGTTCCGCGCCGGTCAGGACATCGCTTCACCAACGCTCCACAGCGAGATGGAGACACTGCTCGGGTTCGTCGAGTATCTCGAACGCATCGAGGCTGTTGACGACGGTCTCTCGAAGAAGGTCCACGTGCCGAGCGTGCCGATGTCGGAACGGTCGCGGGATACGATGTTGGTTCCTGAGGACGCGCTTCGATTGCTTCGGTTCTATCGGTCTCACAGTAGCGTCCGTGGAACTCGGTTCCACGCTGTTCTTGAGCTGGCGTGGCACACTGGAGCACGTCTTGGTGCTCTTCGTGGTCTCGATCTTCGTGACTACTATCCCGACGAGCAGTATGTCGAGTTCGTCCACCGGCCGGAGTCCGAGACGCCATTGAAGAATCAGATGAACGGTGAGCGCACGGTCTCGCTCTTGCCGGAGGTCGTCGAATCGCTGAACACCTACATCAAGAAGTTCCGACCGGATGGTCACGACGACTTCGGTCGCTCACCGTTGTTCGTCACACACCACGGGACTCGTATCTCGAAGAACGGCTTTCGGGGGTGGATGTATCAGGCGACGCAACCGTGCGTTGCTGGTCCGTGTCCGCACGAATACGAGAAAAATTCCTGCGAATTTGCGGGGTCATACACTCAGGGAAGCAAGTGTCCGTCTTCTCGAGCACCACACCACGTTCGGACGGGGTCAATTACGTGGCACAGAGACCGCGGGTTCCCTCCTGAGGTGACGGCAGAACGCGTGAATGCGTCTCAGGACGTTATTGAACAGCATTACGACAAAGCGTCCCAGCGCGAGCGGATGGAACTTCGTCGCCGTCCTCACCTGGACAAACTTCGGATTGAGTGA
- a CDS encoding PhiH1 repressor, translating to MRKSASWMTIWDDRILEYIDENGSASPGELDKSGYFQVSRSQISRRLRRLKDKGMLQHLGNGVYVITPIGEEYLEGELNAEELDGENGGEGTASA from the coding sequence ATGAGGAAATCCGCATCGTGGATGACCATCTGGGACGACCGGATTCTTGAATATATTGACGAGAATGGCTCTGCCAGTCCCGGTGAGTTGGACAAATCTGGCTATTTTCAGGTCTCTCGGTCTCAGATTTCGCGTCGACTACGACGTCTGAAAGACAAAGGAATGTTGCAACATCTCGGAAATGGTGTCTACGTCATCACTCCAATCGGCGAGGAATACTTAGAGGGAGAACTCAACGCAGAGGAATTGGACGGAGAGAACGGTGGAGAGGGCACTGCATCTGCGTAG